A region of the Mangifera indica cultivar Alphonso chromosome 10, CATAS_Mindica_2.1, whole genome shotgun sequence genome:
TTAGAGGCGAATTTAATGGGTCGACTCCTGGGCTAACATCAGTTGGATTGTCACTTTTATTCTTGCTGAATAAGAAGATGCATCAATAGCGTAATTCGGAAAGGAATTTGTTGCATCATTAAAATCCCAATCAGTCAAATAATTTGGCTTTGATGTAACAGCTTCCACTTCTATATCTCCAGTAAGCATGTTCACAACTCGTGACATGGGTGGCCGAAGCATTGGTGATGCTTGAGTGCATAAGAGAGCTACTGcttcattttcatcaaattctGTTGGTGTGGGATTAACCAGCCCCAAATTTTGGTCGCTTTCATGAAGACTCCAGGcctagaaataaaatatagacaaagtccaaaaaccaaaaatgaaaaaggagcACATTTAACTAGTGTATAtggaaaaaagcaaaaaaacaaatcaaaattaatgttgTTGTCTTTACCCATTCAAGAAGATAAACTTTTTCCCTATCTAACCTAGTATCAGAGTTTGCTCTTCCATTGATAATCTTCAGAGTAACGACACCAATACTAAATATATCAGCCTTTTCTGTCAGGTGTCTACGCATTGCATACTCCAATGTCAGATACCCACTGCAATATAATAAGTGTTTCTAAAGTTAGAATCGAAAAGTCTATCTTGATAAGTGATTGTATCAAAccgaaaaagaaagcaaacatATACGATGTGCCCATTCCTAGacaactttttaaatttagaaaatcatatataaattacaacATCTTACACTCTTCAGCATATTCCAAAACAAGCTACAAAGGAAAATAAGGAATCGAGAAATGATCGCAGTTTACATGGTTCCTGCAACTCCTGTACTGATGTAAGTTTTCTTATCATCAATCAGCTTTGCCAATCTAAAATCTGATATCTTGGGAGAGAGTTCTGTATCAAGTAAAATATTACTTGCTTTGACATCTTGATGTGCAATTTTCGGCTTTGACTCCTTATGAAGATATGCTAGTTCTCTTGCAATTCccaaacatattttaaattggGTGGGCCAATCGAGATGCAACACCGTATTTCCTGCAGATATGGGGCACAGCCATTAAGAACTTTTAAGAGGTATTGAATTGGGGAATTGAGTATTCAAGAATAATATTCTCCAGGAATGATTTGGAGCAATAAGTTTCTCTAGAGCATTGCAACTATGCTCTAGAAAAACCTGCTGCTTGCTTTTAGAAGTTTAGGTAGTTATTTTTGTCgttttatacattgtttataGTTGCAGAAAAATATTTCATTCTTCAAACTTTAGATtggttaaaatatttgaaagttatCAAGATCGTATTCTCAGCTTCCagatttatagttattaatCTCTATAATGTTTCAATTGCTTGCAAgaaaaaacaagataaaagtttgtaaaattaagATTGATTATTAAATGGCAATATTCTCGTACCAAACAATGCTTTATCAAGGCTTTTGTTTTCATGATATTCATAAAGAAGGAGGCACCTAGTTCTTTCAATGCAGCATCCATACAATTTCAGAAGATTGCGATGTTGCACTGCATTAAGGGCAGAAATCTCATTAATAAACTGATTTTTCCCCTGGTGGGATCCTTGAGAAAGTTGCTTCACATCAATCACCCTTCCATCAGAAAGCGTACCCTGTAGCACTAGATTTAACaacataaatcatatttacTCCTTACTGAAAATGCAAAAACTAAAACCAATCTAGTTCTCCTGCCATATTGCTACCTATGACCACAAATTAGATCTAATCCATTTCAACCCAAGATTTTAGTAAACTATCTATAGGCCCTAACTTATAAATTTACGACATAAAAGTTGTTGTGCTAGAAGTTTTCCAGATATCTACCGTTCAACAGCAAAAGCCGCTGGAGATtgggaaaaaaaagatataggATTGGTCCACTGATTTGAGCTTGAAGCCGACAAAGATCCACACATGTCAAAAGTATTACTCATGAAAATAAGTAATTCCAAACTTATAGAGTATTAAAAGTCTAGTCACTTGAGTTGAGgaaaacaaagtttttttttttttaaattagatttgaataagttgattttaaatttgggCAAGTTTGAGTTTAGGTTGACTTGAAAAAGTCTAGCTCAACAAACTCccttaaatcaattcaaatttggttcaatttaaagGGAGTTCAACTTAGAGTTTGTCTATAATATtgagtcaagttcaaacttgGGTTTGATTTAATactataattaaactaaaatcaatcaaaacgatgttatttttatacaaattagtaaaaataatgttgttttggcCAATTTAAATTGCTTCCAACTTTGATGAGTCGAATACTCTTTAGTTTGATGAGTCGAATACTCTTTAGtacaaactcgagctcaagATTGATAGTATAAAACTCTAAGGTTCgagtttaagctcaaactcgatttaTATAAGCTCATTTTGAatttattcgaattaaattaacaaacaaGTTTAAACCAGTTCAATTGAAATCTACCACTTATcccttaaaattatatatggttAAGGTGAGAaccaatatattatatatggttAAGGCAAAACTACTGGCATAGgtatttaattatgttgttcattaaatttgattttttatataaaaggtaattttatacattcaattaaataaactataaatatgTGGTGCCTTTGTCATTACATTATAAAATGGTAATTTAGTAATTTACTTTGAAAACTAATAGAATACACTAACATAAATGGATGATGAGTGGGTGGGAAATGGTCTTTTGGCCAATATCATATGTGAATCCAGTAACCTTAGTTCGCTAGCCCCATAGGACAATATATGTAAAGGTgttcaaaatcagttaattGAATCGGTTAAACATCATTtttaatcaaaccaaatatttggttcaaaggaaaattataaatcaaaactaAACCATTTTAGAGATTCACAACTTTTTAAATAGAACTAATTATACAactctattatatttttgttcatttttttttaattggtttgttactttattttttgctcaaattttaaaaataagttcggttcagttaatttatttttatagatagACAAACTGATGACCGAACccaaaaattgattttcttatattttttaatcagtattcgaatcaattttttaaacaacttatttcttgtttcaattttttatttaaatatcaattcgatttgattaaaagataattataaaCAACCTAAATCCAATTATATCATAAGCCATTtccatttcttttaattaattattttttttattatagaaacAATTtctcttgtaaaaaaaaaaataattattgttaatttttgacTATTCtataatcaatattatattcaaatgatttattttatcatttataaatttattatatataagggGTTTATTATTGTCCTCTATCTTGTTTGCATATAATTTACTCTAATTTTGAGTACTTAAATTTCTCATGTCGAAAAGGTGgatattaaaagtataaataagcTGACATCATATGGTCATATGTAGGGCTCGATTGAAACCATATtagttaagttttgaaaattgactcaatttggtttaatttagttcaaatttatttaatttaaacttgaatggGGAGGGTCGGC
Encoded here:
- the LOC123226788 gene encoding probable LRR receptor-like serine/threonine-protein kinase At1g56140; its protein translation is MLLNLVLQGTLSDGRVIDVKQLSQGSHQGKNQFINEISALNAVQHRNLLKLYGCCIERTRCLLLYEYHENKSLDKALFGNTVLHLDWPTQFKICLGIARELAYLHKESKPKIAHQDVKASNILLDTELSPKISDFRLAKLIDDKKTYISTGVAGTIGYLTLEYAMRRHLTEKADIFSIGVVTLKIINGRANSDTRLDREKVYLLEWAWSLHESDQNLGLVNPTPTEFDENEAVALLCTQASPMLRPPMSRVVNMLTGDIEVEAVTSKPNYLTDWDFNDATNSFPNYAIDASSYSARIKVTIQLMLAQESTH